The Candidatus Omnitrophota bacterium genome includes the window ACAACTTTAACGGGCTCCTTAATAGGAGACTTGCCTATATGCTGGTTTGAGCCGTGGATCTTCTTCAATAACACCCCCAGGTATTTCCTGAAGGAACTGTAACACTCGCCGCATCCGAGCCGGCCTATCTTTTTAAAGTCCGCGTAAGTGAGGCCGCAGTTTGCGCATTTTACCGCTACAGCCTCTGCCGTATCTTTGGCAGGCTTCTCAAAATCTACCAGGCCCGCTAAAAGGTCACTCAGCCCGAACTGCTGTTCCATCTGCGCGCTCTTTTGATGCGCGCATTCTTCGCACAGATGCAGTTCGTTCATCTGCTCGTCAATGATCTCGGTCAAATGTACGGTAGCGGGATTCTTATTGCAAATATCGCAAAGCATACTTAATACCTCACGCCTAATTTTTTAGTCAGGCCTTTGAACTTTTTGGTCAGGCTTAAAGTCATCTTCCCCGGTTTTCCGGAACCGATGACCCTGCCGTCTACCTTAACTATGGGAATAATCTCCGCGGCCGTACCGGTGAGGAAACATTCGTCAGCAATGTATAATTCATGGCGCGTAAAAACATGTTCGTGCGTGGGGATCTTGTAACGCCTAGCCACTTCCAGCACCGTGTCGCGCGTCACGCCCCTTAAGGCGCCCATACACTCCGGAGGCGTATATAATTCACCCTTGCTGATGATAAAGATATTATCGCCGGTGCACTCTGCGATATAACCCTGCTCGTTAAGCATCAACGCCTCTTCATAGCCCAAATGCACTGCCTCTATCTTGGCCATAATGTTATTCAGGTAATTGAGGCACTTAATCTGCGGATTCAAGGCCTCATGGGAATTACGGGTGGTAGAAACCGTAATCATCTCCATGCCTTTTTTGTAAAGTGCTGCTGGGTAGAGCATGATTCTGTCAACGATGATGATAACACTAGCCTTTCCCTTACATTTACGCGGGTCAAGGCCGAGGTCGCCCTCGCCCCTGGTAACAATCAGGCGGATATATGCGTCATTTAACCCATTCTTACGCAGGGTCG containing:
- the ilvE gene encoding branched-chain-amino-acid transaminase; this translates as MKIYINGKFYPKEEAKISVFDHGLLYGDGVFEGIRSYSRLVFRLKEHINRLYESAHTIMLEIPLTKEQMIKAVVATLRKNGLNDAYIRLIVTRGEGDLGLDPRKCKGKASVIIIVDRIMLYPAALYKKGMEMITVSTTRNSHEALNPQIKCLNYLNNIMAKIEAVHLGYEEALMLNEQGYIAECTGDNIFIISKGELYTPPECMGALRGVTRDTVLEVARRYKIPTHEHVFTRHELYIADECFLTGTAAEIIPIVKVDGRVIGSGKPGKMTLSLTKKFKGLTKKLGVRY
- a CDS encoding UvrB/UvrC motif-containing protein codes for the protein MLCDICNKNPATVHLTEIIDEQMNELHLCEECAHQKSAQMEQQFGLSDLLAGLVDFEKPAKDTAEAVAVKCANCGLTYADFKKIGRLGCGECYSSFRKYLGVLLKKIHGSNQHIGKSPIKEPVKVVRKKVDPQELRRRLQEAIEAEAFEEAAKLRDQIRELERKQGM